One Gordonia mangrovi genomic region harbors:
- a CDS encoding ATP-dependent helicase — MARRSDSHGTGGTALRTRLTAAPGADDRARQWPPDVTAVIESAVTRESSRSWSPIRVHGGPGTGKTSVIVDAAVARLLRDDVDAESVLVLAASRRAAASLREEITRRVLSATSDGGDGGVENRALREPLVRTVHSYAFAVLRLQASAHGNPPPRLITGSEQDMVLRELLAGDIEDGARYWPERLRPALGTDGFAQALRDLMMRAAERGVGPEELTALGREHRRPEWVAAGRAYAQYEQNMLLRGSVGADAPGASAPAVDAAELIGSALSAFATDPDLLAAQRRRIRHLLVDDAQHLDPQAAALVTLIGTGADSTIIAADADQSVFGFRGASPRFADELADIGSSRDVVLESTFRNHPEIAAVGAALTARLPGARPHPYPTPTDEADGDDPNPLPGGAEVKVFSSAAKEATAVADLLRRAHLFGGVPWSRMAVVVRSVSLALPALRRAFRSAGVPVTTPTSDLPLHRQRAVGALMGVLRVVAAREIAERESPGPEPDDGESLAVQEFTIDDAVALLGGPVGGADPGAMRRLRRGVRRLDERSGGGAATDSLIAIRRALLDREVAARYIAALTDAEARPLVRTLDVVNAADRTHRARRGVEETLWAAWQATGLERRWAASAIRGGPAGEQADRDLDAVMAMFEAAANFTDTLPAAGPAGFVRYLGALQIPRDSRLAGSGSDAVTVLSAHAAAGREWDVVAVAGVLDGLWPSLRSRGSVLATGQLVDLLDGLDPDALDTVARSTTALADERRLLLVACTRARRRLLVTAVEDGGGDASPSRFVAEIADAIRRFRGITLPDADDLGADGTADIALAEFPLDPGVGRVLSLPSLVASLRSEVVLGAGPDGPGEKARAAAELLAQLADSDIPGAAPRDWYGLGGPSTDIALWAPDRGPVTLSPSNVEALTRCSLRWVLERHGGRDGDGTPALTGSLVHTLVQAVAGQIDPAEVTAALRGIWDRVDTGAAWYSVRELERAEAMLTNFRDWLRMSRDELSEAGVEADIDATVPAGDDGDADMAVRLRGRIDRLEYDRDGRPVVVDVKTAKTAISKADAQEHAQLATYQLALALGGSTATAPAEPGGGRLVYVSSANKNTGAAERVQGPLTTDQVDEWISVVRNAARASVGPMFAATRNPGCAHCALATSCPAQLRGKTVTDD; from the coding sequence ATGGCCCGACGCAGCGATTCCCACGGCACCGGAGGTACAGCGCTGCGCACCCGGTTGACGGCCGCCCCCGGCGCCGACGACCGTGCGCGGCAGTGGCCGCCCGACGTCACCGCGGTGATCGAGTCGGCGGTGACGCGTGAGTCGTCCCGGTCGTGGTCGCCCATCCGGGTACACGGTGGCCCGGGTACCGGAAAGACGTCGGTCATCGTCGATGCCGCGGTCGCGCGGTTGCTACGTGACGATGTCGACGCCGAGTCCGTTCTGGTGCTCGCGGCGTCCCGGCGGGCCGCGGCCTCGTTGCGGGAGGAGATCACTCGACGGGTGTTGTCGGCGACGTCTGATGGCGGTGACGGCGGCGTCGAGAACCGCGCGCTGCGTGAACCGTTGGTGCGGACCGTGCACTCGTATGCCTTCGCGGTGCTGCGGCTGCAGGCATCGGCGCACGGCAATCCGCCGCCCCGCCTGATCACCGGTTCCGAGCAGGACATGGTGTTGCGTGAACTCCTCGCCGGCGACATCGAGGACGGCGCCCGGTACTGGCCGGAACGGTTGCGGCCGGCCTTGGGTACCGACGGATTCGCCCAGGCGCTGCGCGACCTGATGATGCGGGCGGCCGAACGCGGGGTGGGACCCGAGGAACTGACCGCGCTCGGCCGCGAACACCGCCGCCCGGAATGGGTGGCCGCCGGGCGGGCGTATGCGCAGTACGAACAGAACATGCTGCTGCGCGGCTCGGTCGGTGCCGACGCCCCGGGAGCGTCCGCGCCCGCCGTGGACGCCGCTGAACTGATCGGTTCGGCCCTGTCGGCGTTCGCGACCGATCCCGATCTGCTCGCCGCGCAGCGCCGCCGGATCCGGCATCTGCTGGTCGACGACGCCCAGCACCTCGATCCGCAGGCGGCGGCGCTGGTCACCCTGATCGGGACGGGAGCCGATTCGACGATCATCGCGGCCGACGCCGACCAGTCGGTGTTCGGCTTTCGGGGCGCCAGCCCGCGGTTTGCCGACGAACTCGCTGATATCGGCTCGTCGCGAGATGTCGTGCTGGAGAGTACGTTCCGCAATCATCCCGAGATCGCCGCCGTCGGTGCCGCGCTCACCGCGCGGCTGCCCGGTGCCCGGCCGCATCCGTATCCGACGCCGACCGACGAGGCCGACGGCGACGACCCGAACCCTCTGCCCGGGGGTGCGGAGGTGAAGGTGTTCAGCTCGGCGGCCAAAGAGGCAACCGCCGTGGCCGACCTGTTGCGGCGTGCGCACCTGTTCGGCGGGGTGCCGTGGTCGCGAATGGCCGTGGTCGTGCGGTCGGTGTCGCTGGCGTTGCCCGCACTGCGCCGCGCGTTCCGCTCGGCCGGGGTGCCGGTGACGACCCCCACCAGTGACCTGCCGCTGCATCGGCAGCGGGCCGTCGGCGCGCTGATGGGGGTACTGCGGGTGGTCGCCGCCCGGGAGATCGCCGAACGAGAATCACCAGGACCGGAGCCAGATGACGGGGAATCGCTTGCGGTCCAAGAGTTCACGATCGACGATGCGGTTGCCCTGCTGGGTGGTCCGGTCGGTGGCGCCGATCCCGGAGCGATGCGCCGTCTACGTCGCGGTGTCCGCCGTCTCGATGAGCGCAGCGGGGGAGGTGCGGCCACCGATTCGCTGATCGCGATCCGGCGTGCGCTGCTCGACCGGGAGGTCGCCGCCCGCTACATCGCCGCACTGACCGACGCCGAGGCTCGGCCGCTGGTGCGGACCCTCGATGTCGTCAACGCCGCGGATCGCACCCATCGCGCGCGCCGCGGTGTCGAGGAGACGCTCTGGGCGGCCTGGCAGGCGACCGGCCTGGAGCGGCGCTGGGCGGCGAGCGCGATCCGCGGCGGACCGGCCGGCGAGCAGGCCGATCGCGATCTCGACGCGGTGATGGCGATGTTCGAGGCCGCGGCGAACTTCACCGACACGCTGCCGGCGGCGGGTCCGGCCGGGTTCGTGCGTTACCTTGGCGCGCTGCAGATCCCGCGCGACAGCCGGCTGGCCGGCTCGGGTTCCGATGCGGTCACCGTGCTGTCGGCGCATGCCGCCGCGGGCCGCGAATGGGATGTGGTGGCGGTCGCGGGCGTTCTCGACGGATTGTGGCCGTCGCTGCGCAGTCGGGGCAGCGTGCTGGCGACCGGACAACTCGTCGACCTGCTCGACGGGCTCGACCCCGATGCGCTGGACACCGTCGCGCGCTCGACCACGGCGCTCGCCGACGAACGCCGCCTACTACTGGTGGCGTGCACCCGCGCTCGCCGCCGACTGCTCGTCACCGCCGTGGAAGACGGCGGCGGCGATGCCTCGCCGTCGCGGTTCGTCGCCGAGATCGCGGACGCGATCCGGCGGTTCCGGGGGATCACCCTCCCGGATGCCGACGACCTCGGCGCCGACGGCACCGCCGACATCGCACTCGCGGAGTTCCCACTCGATCCCGGCGTCGGCCGCGTGCTGTCGCTGCCGTCGCTGGTGGCGAGCCTGCGGTCCGAGGTGGTCCTCGGTGCCGGACCGGACGGGCCGGGGGAGAAGGCTCGCGCTGCGGCCGAACTGCTTGCGCAGCTGGCAGATTCCGACATCCCGGGTGCTGCTCCCCGTGACTGGTACGGGCTGGGTGGCCCGAGCACCGACATCGCGCTATGGGCGCCCGACCGGGGTCCGGTGACGCTGTCGCCGTCGAACGTCGAGGCGCTGACCCGCTGTTCGTTGCGGTGGGTCCTGGAACGGCACGGTGGCCGCGACGGGGACGGGACGCCGGCGCTCACCGGCAGCCTCGTGCACACGCTCGTGCAGGCGGTCGCCGGACAGATCGACCCGGCCGAGGTGACCGCGGCGTTGCGTGGCATCTGGGATCGGGTGGACACCGGGGCGGCGTGGTACTCGGTGCGCGAACTCGAACGCGCCGAGGCGATGCTCACCAACTTCCGGGACTGGTTGCGAATGTCGCGCGACGAACTCTCCGAGGCGGGCGTCGAGGCCGACATCGACGCCACCGTGCCGGCCGGGGACGACGGTGACGCCGACATGGCGGTGCGGCTGCGGGGCCGCATCGACCGGTTGGAGTACGACCGCGACGGTCGGCCGGTGGTGGTCGACGTGAAGACGGCCAAGACGGCGATCTCGAAGGCGGATGCACAGGAGCATGCGCAGCTGGCCACCTACCAGCTGGCGCTGGCCCTCGGTGGCAGCACCGCGACCGCACCAGCCGAGCCCGGCGGCGGCCGGCTGGTGTACGTCTCCTCGGCGAACAAGAACACCGGCGCCGCCGAACGGGTCCAGGGGCCATTGACCACCGACCAGGTCGACGAGTGGATCTCGGTGGTGCGCAACGCCGCCCGTGCCAGTGTCGGGCCGATGTTCGCCGCCACCCGCAATCCTGGGTGTGCCCACTGTGCGCTCGCCACGAGCTGCCCGGCCCAGTTGCGCGGAAAGACGGTGACCGATGACTGA
- a CDS encoding ATP-dependent helicase yields MTERPTISAVAIAAALGLPTPTPEQVAVIEAPMEPVLVVAGAGAGKTETMAARVVWLVANGLVAPDEVLGLTFTRKAASELGARIRRRLSMLAGSPALRGWDVDGAIAARLSGGDPEVSTYHAYAGRLIADYGLLLPVEPNSTLLSETELWQMAFSVVSNWTGELHTTKVPASVTEAVLKLYGDMSEHLVDMDDLRRAGDDLYQLIDTLPKGPRQRDTPTQALLKVKDVIDERRELIPMVIALGETMRAATALDFGSQMSLAARLVMRNPEVVAAERSSFKAVLLDEYQDTGHSQRILLATLFGVAPGAPKRSARGSVAVTAVGDPIQSIYGWRGASAANLPRFTDDFRQSDGSPAVRLELLTSWRNSAHALRLANETSEELRRRGIPVSVLRPRPDAPTGNVSLALTETVVDERRWVGEHVERLYRGAEAAGEPPPTTAILVRRNDDSAPLAAELESRGIPAEVVGIGGLLHVPEIEDVVAMLRLIADPMAGTAAMRLLTGARWQLGAGDLAALWKRATELAAVEFNAAKGIVASREALDEALDAVLPTEIVDRAGIADALVDPGEPHRYSEEGFRRVRAFGAQLESLRRRIGQPLPELVADVENTIGVAVEAQIRARRMRGAITGREHLDAFAEYVTTYAERPGANLPGLLAFLDTAETIEKGLEPGRIEVAEQRVQILTVHAAKGLEWDVVVLPHLCHNIFPGGRADTTWLGSAKELPAQLRGDLADGANAEGFPPLDLHAVGDRKELELALTEHKEAVAQRRLEEDRRLLYVALTRAKETLLISAHHWSESGDRPRGGSEFFAEIRSIVTAAIDDPTVDSIGMAIDVDADEPAQDATNPLADEIVSAPWPRDVLGERRDAVDAAARLVEDAIAARGTPTLFEASATDTTLGSGAAVASEADLTASAREIAAWRAEVDALLAENHRINTAEVDVALPTHLSVSQLVELDADEAAFARRLRRPTPFAPNPTARRGTAFHAWVEGWFGATRLLDIDELPGAADATAAPDTDLEELRASFLASRWAQRSPTEVEVPFETVIGPTVIRGRIDAVFAEPDDGWLVVDWKTGAVPEPARRESLFVQLAAYRIAWAQLAGVPLAKVRAAFHYVRSGYTLEPDDLPDRPALAALLAK; encoded by the coding sequence ATGACTGAGCGGCCCACGATCTCGGCCGTCGCGATCGCCGCCGCCCTGGGTTTACCGACCCCGACGCCCGAACAGGTCGCGGTGATCGAGGCGCCGATGGAGCCGGTGCTGGTGGTGGCGGGCGCCGGTGCGGGCAAGACCGAGACCATGGCCGCCCGGGTGGTGTGGCTGGTCGCCAACGGGCTCGTCGCTCCCGACGAGGTGCTCGGCCTGACGTTCACCCGGAAGGCGGCCAGTGAGCTCGGCGCGCGCATCCGGCGGAGACTGTCGATGCTGGCCGGGTCACCGGCGTTGCGTGGCTGGGATGTCGACGGTGCCATCGCAGCCCGGCTGAGCGGCGGCGATCCCGAGGTCAGTACCTACCACGCCTACGCCGGGCGGCTCATCGCCGACTACGGGTTGCTGCTGCCGGTGGAACCCAACTCCACGCTGCTGTCGGAGACGGAGTTGTGGCAGATGGCGTTCTCGGTGGTGTCCAACTGGACCGGCGAACTGCACACCACCAAGGTGCCGGCCAGCGTCACCGAAGCGGTCCTGAAACTCTACGGCGACATGTCCGAGCACCTGGTCGACATGGACGACCTGCGTCGGGCCGGCGACGACCTGTATCAGCTGATCGACACACTGCCGAAGGGACCGCGTCAGCGGGACACCCCGACCCAGGCACTGCTCAAGGTCAAGGACGTCATCGACGAACGGCGCGAACTCATCCCGATGGTCATCGCGCTGGGGGAGACGATGCGCGCGGCGACCGCACTCGATTTCGGCAGTCAGATGTCCCTGGCCGCGAGGTTGGTCATGCGCAATCCGGAAGTGGTTGCCGCCGAGCGCAGCTCGTTCAAGGCGGTGTTACTCGACGAATACCAGGACACTGGCCACTCGCAGCGAATACTGCTCGCCACACTCTTCGGGGTGGCGCCGGGAGCGCCGAAACGGTCGGCGCGCGGATCGGTCGCGGTGACCGCGGTCGGCGATCCCATCCAGTCGATCTACGGATGGCGCGGCGCGTCGGCGGCCAACCTCCCGAGGTTCACCGACGACTTCCGTCAATCCGACGGTTCGCCCGCGGTGCGCCTGGAATTGTTGACGAGCTGGCGCAATTCGGCGCACGCTCTGCGACTGGCCAACGAGACCTCCGAGGAGTTGCGGCGCCGCGGCATCCCGGTCAGTGTGTTGCGTCCTCGCCCCGACGCGCCGACCGGAAACGTCTCCCTGGCCCTCACCGAGACCGTCGTCGACGAGCGGCGCTGGGTCGGCGAACACGTCGAACGGCTCTACCGGGGCGCCGAGGCGGCCGGCGAGCCGCCACCCACTACTGCCATCCTGGTGCGCCGCAACGACGATTCCGCACCGCTGGCGGCCGAACTGGAAAGCCGCGGCATCCCCGCCGAGGTCGTCGGCATCGGCGGGCTGCTGCACGTACCGGAGATCGAGGACGTCGTGGCGATGCTGCGACTGATCGCCGACCCGATGGCCGGTACCGCGGCGATGCGCCTGCTCACCGGGGCACGCTGGCAACTCGGTGCGGGCGATCTCGCGGCCCTGTGGAAGCGCGCCACCGAACTCGCCGCGGTCGAGTTCAACGCTGCGAAGGGGATCGTTGCCTCCCGTGAGGCCCTCGACGAGGCGTTGGACGCGGTGCTGCCCACCGAGATCGTCGACCGGGCCGGCATCGCCGACGCCCTGGTCGACCCGGGTGAGCCACACCGATACAGCGAGGAGGGATTTCGGCGCGTCCGTGCGTTCGGGGCGCAGCTGGAGTCGCTGCGGCGCCGGATCGGCCAACCGCTGCCCGAACTCGTCGCCGACGTGGAGAACACCATCGGTGTCGCCGTGGAGGCGCAGATCCGCGCGCGCCGGATGCGCGGTGCCATCACGGGCCGTGAACACCTCGATGCGTTCGCCGAATACGTGACCACCTATGCCGAACGGCCGGGCGCGAACCTGCCCGGCCTGCTCGCATTCCTCGATACCGCGGAGACCATCGAGAAGGGCCTGGAGCCGGGGCGGATCGAGGTCGCCGAACAGCGGGTGCAGATCCTCACCGTGCATGCCGCAAAAGGCCTGGAGTGGGATGTCGTGGTGTTGCCCCATCTGTGCCACAACATCTTTCCGGGCGGGCGGGCCGACACCACCTGGTTGGGCAGTGCGAAGGAGTTGCCTGCGCAGTTGCGCGGTGACCTGGCCGATGGAGCGAATGCGGAGGGATTCCCGCCGCTCGATCTGCACGCGGTGGGCGATCGCAAGGAACTCGAACTCGCACTGACCGAGCACAAGGAGGCCGTTGCGCAGCGTCGTCTCGAAGAGGATCGCCGGCTGCTCTATGTCGCGCTCACCCGAGCCAAGGAGACGTTGCTGATCTCCGCCCATCACTGGTCGGAGAGCGGCGACCGACCGCGCGGCGGGTCGGAGTTCTTCGCGGAGATCCGCTCGATCGTGACCGCGGCGATCGACGATCCGACCGTCGACTCGATCGGCATGGCGATCGATGTCGACGCCGACGAGCCGGCGCAGGACGCGACCAATCCGTTGGCCGACGAGATCGTGAGCGCACCGTGGCCCCGGGATGTCCTGGGGGAGCGGCGAGACGCGGTCGACGCGGCGGCCCGACTGGTGGAGGACGCGATCGCCGCGCGCGGCACACCGACGCTCTTCGAGGCGTCGGCCACCGACACCACACTTGGTTCCGGAGCGGCGGTGGCCTCGGAGGCGGACCTGACCGCGTCGGCTCGGGAGATCGCCGCGTGGCGCGCCGAGGTGGACGCCTTGTTGGCCGAGAACCATCGCATCAACACCGCGGAGGTCGACGTGGCGTTGCCGACGCATCTGTCGGTCAGCCAGCTCGTCGAACTCGACGCCGACGAGGCGGCCTTCGCGCGGCGGCTGCGTCGACCCACGCCATTCGCACCCAACCCGACCGCACGCCGCGGCACGGCCTTCCACGCCTGGGTGGAGGGTTGGTTCGGCGCCACCCGGCTCCTCGACATCGACGAACTGCCCGGTGCGGCCGACGCCACCGCGGCCCCCGACACCGACCTCGAGGAGTTGCGCGCGTCATTCCTCGCCTCGCGCTGGGCTCAGCGCAGCCCCACCGAGGTGGAGGTGCCGTTCGAGACGGTGATCGGTCCCACGGTGATCCGCGGCCGGATCGATGCGGTGTTCGCCGAGCCGGACGACGGCTGGCTGGTGGTGGACTGGAAGACCGGAGCGGTACCCGAGCCGGCCCGCCGCGAGTCGTTGTTCGTGCAACTCGCCGCCTACCGGATCGCCTGGGCGCAGTTGGCCGGCGTGCCGCTGGCGAAGGTGCGCGCGGCTTTCCACTACGTCCGTTCCGGCTACACCCTGGAGCCCGACGACCTGCCCGATCGACCTGCACTCGCTGCATTGCTGGCGAAATGA